Proteins found in one Ammospiza nelsoni isolate bAmmNel1 chromosome 15, bAmmNel1.pri, whole genome shotgun sequence genomic segment:
- the IL2RG gene encoding cytokine receptor common subunit gamma codes for MAAPGAFLVPVLLLLLYGLGPYAAAADSQPGVECVLFNEEYMNCTWGNKEMPTVNYSLFYWYKNTSDKAVECKQYLQHQGVRVGCYFKKNELIQFQLFHVLINASVGGKTLEISRKNMQLQDLVKPEAPVNLTLHNMSNNQLQLTWASPYPRNGCLKHAVKYKSNKDTSWTELSVNGGVFSLPSVDYEKSYTFYVRSKINSFCGTTQLWSEWSVPVIWGSNSTSKGTVEDLYWFGIRTVLVPIASCLLLLVLVILLVRMERVWVILMPRIPNPSKNFDELFITHNGNFQEWTGVPKDVVESFKPNYSENICYVTELPPKDSHEPLWDSSNHAPPPMPGPPAAPSEHSPYQNSYGRL; via the exons ATGGCGGCTCCTGGCGCCTTCCTCGTgcctgtcctcctcctcctcctgtatGGGCTGGGTCCCTACGCTGCTGCTGCCGACAGCCAGCCAG GAGTGGAGTGTGTCCTCTTCAACGAGGAGTACATGAACTGCACGTGGGGGAACAAAGAGATGCCCACAGTCAACTACTCCCTCTTCTACTG GTACAAGAACACGTCTGACAAGGCAGTGGAGTGCAAGCAgtacctgcagcaccagggtgTCAGGGTCGGCTGCTACTTCAAGAAGAACgagctcatccagttccagcttTTCCATGTTCTCATCAATGCCAGCGTTGGAGGCAAGACCCTGGAGATCTCCAGAAAGAACATGCAGCTGCAGGACCTGG TGAAACCAGAGGCGCCTGTCAACCTGACCCTCCACAACATGAGCAACAACCAGCTGCAGCTCACCTGGGCCTCCCCCTACCCCAGGAACGGGTGCCTGAAGCACGCTGTCAAGTACAAGAGCAACAAGGACACCAGCTGGACG GAGCTCTCGGTGAATGGAGGTGTCTTCTCCTTACCCAGCGTGGACTATGAGAAGTCCTACACCTTCTATGTGCGCAGCAAGATCAACAGTTTCTGCGGCACAACCCAGCTCTGGAGCGAGTGGAGCGTTCCTGTCATCTGGGGCAGCAACTCCACCAGCAAGG GCACGGTGGAGGATCTGTACTGGTTTGGGATCCGCACGGTTCTGGTCCCCAttgcctcctgcctgctgctgctggtgcttgtCATCCTGCTGGTGCGCATGGAGAG GGTCTGGGTCATCCTGATGCCCCGAATTCCCAACCCCAGCAAGAATTTTGATGAGCTGTTCATCACCCACAACGGCAATTTCCAG gAATGGACTGGAGTCCCCAAAGATGTTGTGGAGAGCTTCAAGCCCAACTACAGCGAGAACATCTGCTATGTGACTGAGCTGCCACCCAAGGACAGCCATGAGCCCCTCTGGGACAGCAGCAACCATGCACCACCTCCAATGCCTGGGCCCCCAGCCGCCCCCAGTGAGCATAGCCCCTACCAGAACAGCTATGGGAGGCTGTGA
- the LOC132079824 gene encoding sestrin-3-like isoform X1, which produces MIVCPQSVEHPRGSRCQRLPGQVVKMSSSDPECPQFLFVKVLASRGRLEAVTQQMGYHPQYLDSFLKTQHYLMHMDGPLPFDCRHYIAIMAAARHQCRYLVNLHVLQFLRAGGDPQWLRGLEFIPPKLRNLNEINKILAHRPWLITKEHIEKLLKISEWSWSLAELVHAVVLLAHCHALASFVFGCGCEQDEGLGGRGVLKPLSLGNQCFCEATASNSYGQELLRINRKRSLDSCMELDSLRERMQRIHVETEGRDEMRLLQQDREEGLSPLADTDGEVTGATNLACYMQDPDFGYQDFARRDEDQTQVFRVQDYSWEDHGFSLVNRLYSDIGHLLDEKFRMVDGLQSSAMAKRQGCEPSVFKRGIWNYIHCMFGIRYDDYDYAEVNQLLERMLKVYIKTVTCYPEKTNSEMFDRFWKQFKHSEKVHVNLLILEARMQAELLYALQAITQYMIS; this is translated from the exons ATGATCGTGTGTCCCCAGAGCGTGGAGCACCCCCGAGGAAGCCGATGCCAGCGGCTGCCGGGGCAG GTAGTTAAGATGTCCAGCAGTGACCCTGAGTGCCCCCAGTTCCTCTTTGTGAAGGTGCTGGCAAGCCGAGGGCGGCTGGAGGCGGTGACCCAGCAGATGGGATACCACCCCCAGTACCTGGACAGCTTCCTCAAGACACAGCACTACCTGATGCACATGGACGGCCCCCTGCCCTTCGACTGCCGGCACTACATCGCCATCATG GCAGCAGCCCGGCACCAGTGCCGGTACCTGGTGAACCTGCACGTGCTGCAGTTCCTGCGGGCAGGGGGGGACCCCCAGTGGCTGCGCGGCCTCGAATTCATCCCCCCCAAACTCCGCAACCTCAACGAGATCAACAAGATCCTGGCACACCGGCCGTGGCTCATCACCAAGGAGCACATTGAG aagctgctgaagATCAGCGAGTGGAGCTGGTcactggcagagctggtgcACGCTGTCGTCCTCCTGGCACACTGCCACGCACTTGCCAGCTTTGTCTTTGGCTGTGGCTGCGAGCAGGACGAGGGGCTGGGGGGCCGGGGCGTGCTGAAGCCACTGTCACTCGGGAACCAGTGCTTCTGTGAGGCCACTGCCAGCAACAGCTacggccaggagctgctgcgcATCAACCGCAAGCGG TCCCTGGACTCCTGCATGGAGCTGGATTCCCTCCGGGAACGCATGCAGCGGATCCATGTGGAGACTGAGGGCAGGGACGAgatgaggctgctgcagcaggaccgAGAGGaag ggctctccCCTCTTGCAGATACTGACGGGGAAGTCACCGGTGCCACCAACCTTGCGTGCTACATGCAGGACCCTGACTTTGGATACCAAGACTTTGCCCGGCGCGATGAGGATCAGACACAGGTATTCAGAGTCCAG GATTACTCCTGGGAAGACCATGGCTTCTCACTGGTCAACCGGCTGTACTCTGACATTGGGCATCTCCTGGATGAGAAGTTTCGGATGGTGGATGgtctgcagagcagtgccatggcCAAGCGGCAGGGCTGTGAACCCTCTGTTTTCAAGCGGGGCATCTGGAACTACATCCACTGCATGTTTGGCATTAG GTACGATGATTATGACTATGCAGAAGTGAATCAGCTCCTGGAGCGAATGCTCAAAgtttacattaaaactgtaacCTGCTACCCAGAGAAGACAAACTCAGAGATGTTTGACAGGTTCTGGAAGCAGTTCAAGCACAGTGAAAAG GTCCACGTGAACCTGCTGATCCTGGAAGCCCggatgcaggcagagctgctgtacGCCTTGCAGGCCATCACCCAGTACATGATCTCCTaa
- the LOC132079824 gene encoding sestrin-3-like isoform X3: MIVCPQSVEHPRGSRCQRLPGQVVKMSSSDPECPQFLFVKVLASRGRLEAVTQQMGYHPQYLDSFLKTQHYLMHMDGPLPFDCRHYIAIMAAARHQCRYLVNLHVLQFLRAGGDPQWLRGLEFIPPKLRNLNEINKILAHRPWLITKEHIEKLLKISEWSWSLAELVHAVVLLAHCHALASFVFGCGCEQDEGLGGRGVLKPLSLGNQCFCEATASNSYGQELLRINRKRSLDSCMELDSLRERMQRIHVETEGRDEMRLLQQDREEDTDGEVTGATNLACYMQDPDFGYQDFARRDEDQTQVFRVQDYSWEDHGFSLVNRLYSDIGHLLDEKFRMVDGLQSSAMAKRQGCEPSVFKRGIWNYIHCMFGIRYDDYDYAEVNQLLERMLKVYIKTVTCYPEKTNSEMFDRFWKQFKHSEKVHVNLLILEARMQAELLYALQAITQYMIS, encoded by the exons ATGATCGTGTGTCCCCAGAGCGTGGAGCACCCCCGAGGAAGCCGATGCCAGCGGCTGCCGGGGCAG GTAGTTAAGATGTCCAGCAGTGACCCTGAGTGCCCCCAGTTCCTCTTTGTGAAGGTGCTGGCAAGCCGAGGGCGGCTGGAGGCGGTGACCCAGCAGATGGGATACCACCCCCAGTACCTGGACAGCTTCCTCAAGACACAGCACTACCTGATGCACATGGACGGCCCCCTGCCCTTCGACTGCCGGCACTACATCGCCATCATG GCAGCAGCCCGGCACCAGTGCCGGTACCTGGTGAACCTGCACGTGCTGCAGTTCCTGCGGGCAGGGGGGGACCCCCAGTGGCTGCGCGGCCTCGAATTCATCCCCCCCAAACTCCGCAACCTCAACGAGATCAACAAGATCCTGGCACACCGGCCGTGGCTCATCACCAAGGAGCACATTGAG aagctgctgaagATCAGCGAGTGGAGCTGGTcactggcagagctggtgcACGCTGTCGTCCTCCTGGCACACTGCCACGCACTTGCCAGCTTTGTCTTTGGCTGTGGCTGCGAGCAGGACGAGGGGCTGGGGGGCCGGGGCGTGCTGAAGCCACTGTCACTCGGGAACCAGTGCTTCTGTGAGGCCACTGCCAGCAACAGCTacggccaggagctgctgcgcATCAACCGCAAGCGG TCCCTGGACTCCTGCATGGAGCTGGATTCCCTCCGGGAACGCATGCAGCGGATCCATGTGGAGACTGAGGGCAGGGACGAgatgaggctgctgcagcaggaccgAGAGGaag ATACTGACGGGGAAGTCACCGGTGCCACCAACCTTGCGTGCTACATGCAGGACCCTGACTTTGGATACCAAGACTTTGCCCGGCGCGATGAGGATCAGACACAGGTATTCAGAGTCCAG GATTACTCCTGGGAAGACCATGGCTTCTCACTGGTCAACCGGCTGTACTCTGACATTGGGCATCTCCTGGATGAGAAGTTTCGGATGGTGGATGgtctgcagagcagtgccatggcCAAGCGGCAGGGCTGTGAACCCTCTGTTTTCAAGCGGGGCATCTGGAACTACATCCACTGCATGTTTGGCATTAG GTACGATGATTATGACTATGCAGAAGTGAATCAGCTCCTGGAGCGAATGCTCAAAgtttacattaaaactgtaacCTGCTACCCAGAGAAGACAAACTCAGAGATGTTTGACAGGTTCTGGAAGCAGTTCAAGCACAGTGAAAAG GTCCACGTGAACCTGCTGATCCTGGAAGCCCggatgcaggcagagctgctgtacGCCTTGCAGGCCATCACCCAGTACATGATCTCCTaa
- the LOC132079824 gene encoding sestrin-3-like isoform X2: MIVCPQSVEHPRGSRCQRLPGQVVKMSSSDPECPQFLFVKVLASRGRLEAVTQQMGYHPQYLDSFLKTQHYLMHMDGPLPFDCRHYIAIMAAARHQCRYLVNLHVLQFLRAGGDPQWLRGLEFIPPKLRNLNEINKILAHRPWLITKEHIEKLLKISEWSWSLAELVHAVVLLAHCHALASFVFGCGCEQDEGLGGRGVLKPLSLGNQCFCEATASNSYGQELLRINRKRSLDSCMELDSLRERMQRIHVETEGRDEMRLLQQDREEGLSPLADTDGEVTGATNLACYMQDPDFGYQDFARRDEDQTQDYSWEDHGFSLVNRLYSDIGHLLDEKFRMVDGLQSSAMAKRQGCEPSVFKRGIWNYIHCMFGIRYDDYDYAEVNQLLERMLKVYIKTVTCYPEKTNSEMFDRFWKQFKHSEKVHVNLLILEARMQAELLYALQAITQYMIS; the protein is encoded by the exons ATGATCGTGTGTCCCCAGAGCGTGGAGCACCCCCGAGGAAGCCGATGCCAGCGGCTGCCGGGGCAG GTAGTTAAGATGTCCAGCAGTGACCCTGAGTGCCCCCAGTTCCTCTTTGTGAAGGTGCTGGCAAGCCGAGGGCGGCTGGAGGCGGTGACCCAGCAGATGGGATACCACCCCCAGTACCTGGACAGCTTCCTCAAGACACAGCACTACCTGATGCACATGGACGGCCCCCTGCCCTTCGACTGCCGGCACTACATCGCCATCATG GCAGCAGCCCGGCACCAGTGCCGGTACCTGGTGAACCTGCACGTGCTGCAGTTCCTGCGGGCAGGGGGGGACCCCCAGTGGCTGCGCGGCCTCGAATTCATCCCCCCCAAACTCCGCAACCTCAACGAGATCAACAAGATCCTGGCACACCGGCCGTGGCTCATCACCAAGGAGCACATTGAG aagctgctgaagATCAGCGAGTGGAGCTGGTcactggcagagctggtgcACGCTGTCGTCCTCCTGGCACACTGCCACGCACTTGCCAGCTTTGTCTTTGGCTGTGGCTGCGAGCAGGACGAGGGGCTGGGGGGCCGGGGCGTGCTGAAGCCACTGTCACTCGGGAACCAGTGCTTCTGTGAGGCCACTGCCAGCAACAGCTacggccaggagctgctgcgcATCAACCGCAAGCGG TCCCTGGACTCCTGCATGGAGCTGGATTCCCTCCGGGAACGCATGCAGCGGATCCATGTGGAGACTGAGGGCAGGGACGAgatgaggctgctgcagcaggaccgAGAGGaag ggctctccCCTCTTGCAGATACTGACGGGGAAGTCACCGGTGCCACCAACCTTGCGTGCTACATGCAGGACCCTGACTTTGGATACCAAGACTTTGCCCGGCGCGATGAGGATCAGACACAG GATTACTCCTGGGAAGACCATGGCTTCTCACTGGTCAACCGGCTGTACTCTGACATTGGGCATCTCCTGGATGAGAAGTTTCGGATGGTGGATGgtctgcagagcagtgccatggcCAAGCGGCAGGGCTGTGAACCCTCTGTTTTCAAGCGGGGCATCTGGAACTACATCCACTGCATGTTTGGCATTAG GTACGATGATTATGACTATGCAGAAGTGAATCAGCTCCTGGAGCGAATGCTCAAAgtttacattaaaactgtaacCTGCTACCCAGAGAAGACAAACTCAGAGATGTTTGACAGGTTCTGGAAGCAGTTCAAGCACAGTGAAAAG GTCCACGTGAACCTGCTGATCCTGGAAGCCCggatgcaggcagagctgctgtacGCCTTGCAGGCCATCACCCAGTACATGATCTCCTaa